The following are from one region of the Salvia splendens isolate huo1 chromosome 2, SspV2, whole genome shotgun sequence genome:
- the LOC121782136 gene encoding serine/threonine-protein kinase-like protein CCR4, protein MAMNASLLGLLFVSLLPFSHSLSTLAISETNNQAVICALIKSQNSIFSLNCTLFPQRTQLLLSPAPPSLTAVAAGDGFICALSSSHPTFKSIIFCWRFSDAAIPMDRKRIYNGTLLTDLTSSNSRICGIHATGAAAECWPKRSGDIGSSGGVFASSLAVGEDFLCGLSESREISCSGGDRNVTTRDWPTGQFNVVVAGVRGACGVRENGSLECWGGNLAGEAPQGGFKSVAVGEDRVCAIRARADDVVVCWGRGEFSLPESLRDEAFVAIQGRRDIFCGVLKSNNSLVCWGNEVLLDSDSFVFGDVVPFPCMVKEECGCGYWPSYGDYCVDEGLVMCQPCDPELPVVAAPVPPPSSGGNKWNRRMVAFMVVGCVGSLSSLVALCVFLFLRYIKIRGSRIHDSGRLEEGDGEGEPGSPQLVRRPALEKKLSHLISTGNGGHLEEFSLGVLLMATDNFSEELKIGSGSFGSVYRATLEDGRLVAVKRAESSVSSSYAMASKRGQEDRDIAFVNELEFLSRLNHKNLVKLLGYCEESGELVLVYEYLDNGTLSDHLHKFDKTSLMSWPVRIKVALDAARGIEYLHEYAVPSIIHRDIKPSNILLDSRGGAKVSDFGLSLRGPEEDESHLSQRAAGTMGYMDPEYYRLQLLTTKSDVYSFGVVLLELISGCKAIHKNEFGVPRNVVDYVVPYIIQDDIHRILDPRVAPPSPFEIEAVRYVGYLAADCVTLEGRYRPTMSEVANSLDRALEACLAPQVLSRSASISST, encoded by the coding sequence ATGGCCATGAACGCTTCCCTCCTCGGCCTCCTCTTCGTCTCCCTCCTCCCCTTCTCCCATTCCCTCTCCACCCTCGCCATTTCCGAAACCAACAACCAAGCCGTCATCTGCGCCCTAATCAAATCCCAAAATTCAATCTTTTCCCTCAATTGCACCCTCTTCCCTCAGAGAACTCAGCTCCTCCTCAGCCCCGCGCCGCCTTCTCTCACCGCGGTCGCCGCCGGAGACGGCTTCATCTGCGCCCTGAGCTCCTCTCACCCCACCTTCAAATCCATCATCTTCTGCTGGAGATTCTCAGACGCCGCCATTCCCATGGATCGCAAGCGAATCTACAACGGCACGCTGTTAACCGATTTGACCTCCTCCAACTCCCGCATTTGCGGCATCCACGCCACCGGCGCCGCCGCGGAGTGCTGGCCGAAGAGAAGCGGCGATATCGGCAGCAGCGGCGGAGTCTTTGCTTCGAGCCTTGCGGTGGGAGAGGATTTCCTGTGTGGTTTGTCGGAATCCAGAGAGATCTCATGCTCCGGCGGTGATCGGAATGTGACCACCCGCGATTGGCCCACCGGGCAGTTCAACGTTGTCGTGGCCGGTGTTCGTGGCGCGTGTGGGGTTAGAGAGAACGGGAGCTTGGAATGCTGGGGTGGAAATTTGGCGGGAGAGGCGCCTCAGGGAGGATTTAAATCGGTTGCGGTTGGGGAGGATCGCGTCTGCGCGATAAGAGCAAGAGCAGACGACGTAGTTGTTTGTTGGGGGAGAGGGGAGTTTAGTTTACCTGAGTCTTTGAGGGATGAGGCATTTGTAGCCATTCAAGGAAGGAGAGACATTTTTTGTGGTGTTTTGAAGTCTAACAATAGCTTGGTGTGTTGGGGTAATGAGGTTCTTCTTGATAGTGATTCATTTGTGTTTGGTGATGTTGTGCCATTCCCTTGTATGGTTAAGGAGGAGTGTGGTTGTGGTTATTGGCCTAGTTATGGTGACTATTGTGTGGATGAAGGGCTAGTGATGTGTCAGCCTTGTGATCCAGAGCTGCCGGTGGTGGCTGCACCAGTTCCTCCGCCGTCTAGTGGTGGCAACAAATGGAATAGGAGAATGGTGGCCTTTATGGTGGTTGGGTGTGTTGGGAGTTTGTCATCATTGGTGGCCTTGTGTGTGTTCTTGTTTTTGCGGTATATCAAGATTAGGGGAAGTCGGATCCATGACTCTGGTCGTCTGGAAGAGGGCGACGGGGAGGGCGAACCTGGCTCGCCTCAACTAGTGAGGCGACCGGCTTTGGAGAAGAAACTTAGCCACTTGATCAGCACCGGTAACGGAGGCCATTTGGAGGAGTTCTCTCTCGGAGTGTTGCTTATGGCTACCGATAATTTCTCTGAGGAGCTCAAGATCGGGAGCGGTAGCTTCGGATCAGTCTATCGTGCCACTTTGGAAGACGGACGCCTAGTGGCGGTCAAGAGAGCCGAGTCCTCAGTGTCTTCCTCATACGCAATGGCCAGCAAACGGGGGCAGGAGGATAGGGACATTGCGTTTGTGAATGAGCTCGAGTTCTTGTCCCGCCTCAACCACAAGAACCTCGTGAAATTATTGGGCTATTGCGAAGAATCGGGCGAGCTTGTGCTCGTATATGAGTACCTAGACAATGGAACCCTATCCGATCATCTTCACAAGTTTGACAAGACCTCGCTCATGTCGTGGCCGGTTCGGATCAAAGTGGCTCTTGACGCGGCTCGGGGGATCGAATACCTGCACGAGTACGCTGTGCCAAGTATCATCCACCGTGACATCAAGCCGTCCAACATATTGCTTGATTCCAGAGGAGGTGCCAAGGTGTCCGACTTCGGCCTGTCGTTGAGGGGCCCGGAGGAGGATGAGTCCCACCTGTCACAACGGGCCGCAGGGACTATGGGGTACATGGATCCTGAATACTATAGGCTTCAGCTCCTGACAACCAAGAGCGACGTGTATAGCTTTGGGGTTGTATTGTTGGAGTTGATCTCGGGTTGCAAGGCGATCCACAAGAACGAGTTTGGCGTGCCTAGGAACGTAGTGGACTACGTTGTCCCTTACATAATACAAGACGACATCCATCGAATCTTGGACCCAAGGGTCGCGCCCCCATCTCCGTTCGAGATTGAGGCAGTGAGGTACGTTGGGTACTTGGCCGCCGATTGCGTCACGCTAGAGGGCCGGTATCGGCCGACGATGAGCGAAGTTGCAAATAGCCTAGATCGGGCATTGGAGGCATGTTTGGCGCCCCAAGTGTTGTCTAGATCAGCTAGTATCTCATCAACATAA
- the LOC121762921 gene encoding adenylate kinase, chloroplastic-like — protein sequence MASSCSCNSGNFKAASFHPNKPLAPTPSHLLPTSKPSQLASLSLRLNQNPSQTHFRKSKAVPGLQVVASGQKGEPLRVMISGAPASGKGTQCELITKKYNLVHIAAGDLLRAEVAAGTENGKRAKEFMEMGKLVPNEIVVMMVKERLSQQDSQENGWLLDGYPRSESQATALKKFGFVPDIFILLEVPEEILVERVVGRRLDPVTGKIYHLTYSPPETEEIAARLTQRFDDTEEKVKLRLLTHNSNVESVLSLYEDQIVKVDGTLPKEEVFSQIDSVLTELLAKKGAAFGSLAA from the exons ATGGCGTCTTCCTGCAGCTGCAACTCCGGGAATTTCAAAGCAGCGTCTTTCCATCCAAACAAGCCCTTAGCTCCTACACCCAGTCATCTCCTCCCCACTTCGAAACCTTCGCAGctcgcctctctctctcttcgttTAAATCAAAATCCGTCGCAAACCCATTTCAGGAAATCGAAAGCTGTTCCTGGTTTGCAG GTTGTTGCTTCTGGTCAAAAGGGGGAGCCATTGAGGGTTATGATATCAGGAGCTCCTGCTTCTGGGAAAGGAACCCAATGTGAGCTTATTACTAAAAAG TATAACTTGGTGCACATTGCGGCAGGAGATCTTCTTCGGGCTGAAgttgctgcagggactgaaaaTGGGAAGCGTGCTAAGGAATTCATGGAAATGGGGAAGCTTGTTCCCAACGAAATAGTTGTCATG ATGGTTAAAGAGCGGTTATCACAGCAAGATTCTCAGGAGAACGGCTGGCTCCTCGACGGATATCCAAGAAGCGAATCCCAAGCTACCGCTCTCAAGAAATTTGGTTTCGTTCCAGATATCTTCATTCTTCTCGAA GTCCCTGAAGAGATCCTCGTTGAGAGAGTTGTTGGCCGCAGACTAGATCCTGTCACCGGGAAAATATACCATCTTACATATTCTCCCCCAGAAACGGAAGAAATCGCTGCAAGACTCACGCAACGTTTTGACGACACTGAAGAAAAG GTTAAACTGCGTTTGCTCACTCATAACAGCAACGTGGAGTCCGTGCTTTCATTATACGAAGACCAGATAGTCAAA GTGGACGGAACTCTCCCCAAAGAGGAGGTATTCTCACAAATTGACAGCGTACTGACAGAGCTTCTCGCTAAAAAGGGAGCTGCATTTGGCTCACTGGCTGCATAA